The Fibrobacter sp. genomic interval TTTAGAAATTTCAATCTGTGAGCCGAAGGCGGTTCGTATTAACGAACCGTCGTAGGCGAGAGCGAGCGAGTAACCGGAGGTCTTGAAACCCGAAACGTCGAGCGAGCGGTATGAAAAGCGCGGACTTAAAAGCCCGCGCAAAAATTTCGAACCAGTCGGTTTATTACTTGAATTTCGCAGTAACCGTCACGCCGTCCTTAATCGTCACACGGCAGGTGGTTTCCGGCTTGCCTTCCACGGGTTCGCAACCCGACCAACCGTCAAACACGGAACCACCCGAAGGCACAGCGGTCAGTTCCATCTGGATATCCTTAAAGAACTTGCCCCTGTAGTTGGTAGAAGTCGACGTGCTGCCCGGGAGCTTCATCCCTTCCATCAGCACAGCGCCCTTGCTCGAGGAGATAGTCACCTCAACCATATCACCGAGGTCAAATTCGCTCCTGTACTGTTCCAAAATCTCGCGGTCACGAGCTTCAGCCCAATCCGTAAGGTTCGAGTTAGAGACCGTAAATGATCCGTAGCCGCGCTCCTTCTGACCATTTTCCTTAAGGTCTCTTTCGGCTTCAGCTTCATCAATGGAACCTGCCATCTTGGCACGCACCTTCTCGACCACATCGCGATTCAGGTAATTTTTCAGCATCACCGCAGAATGGTTGATGAACAGGCGCTTGAAATCCGGGTTCTTGATTAGGCGATTGTAAAGCACATGGAAGCAGTGGGCCTTATCGCCGGTGAAGTCCTTGTCGCTATCCGTATGGCACTTTCCAGCAGGACGTCCACCCTGCTTGACCCACTTAAACATGTTCGTGCCCTCTCCGAAACCATCTACGTTCCAACCCCAGACAAAGCCATGGTCCAAGTCGTAAACCATGAACTTCCATGTCTGATCCGGGGTTCTCCAGGCACGCACATTGTTGTTCGGCCAGTCACCATTGTGGATGTATATTTCAGCAGCCATGTAGTCTGCGAAATTGCCGACATCCATCATCGTCTTGATGTATTCGTACTTGTCGTTATTTTCTCCGCTGAAATCGTTTGCGGCAGCGTAATCCAGCAAGGCGATGTAATCATCGGTAGTGCCGTTGCTTGCCGTAACCTTTTCGGTAAGGTGCTTGACCATATTCACGGTCGAAGCGTCTATACCATAGTTCGATTCAACGTAGTTCTTGTTGAAGCGTTCACGCATGTCGTGAATACCGAAGTATTCGCCATTGTAGTACACCACCACCTGGCGGCTGCGCTGGTAATCGACACCGCTTCCTTCGAGGATGGCGCCACCCAAGGCATCAGCAAAATAGTCGCTCACAAAGCGGTTTCCGTTGTTGCGGAGGTTAAATGCCTTGTACTTGTCATTTTCGCTCTTGCGGGTATCGAACAGCGAGTAATGCAACCAACCATCCTGGTATTCTTCACGCATCACGATGGCGACAGACTTCTTGCGTTCCAGACGGCTGTAGTTACCCATCATCGAAATACCGGCTTCGATTTCCCAAGTAGCCTTGGCTGTAGAACTACCCTTTTCAAAGTATTCCACGTGCACCGGGAATTCGACATCTTCATAAAGTCCAGAAGGTGCGGCATCCGGATTGTCGGCATTCGTGTGGCCGGGTTCCGGCTGAATATAGTGCTTGTGGAAGAACTGCGGGTCTACGCTGATAGCCACCACCGGCATGCGGACCGACTGGTTGATAAAGAACGTCTTAGTCACCACTTCCGTCGTGAGCGAACCATCCTTGAAGGCGGAGCAGCGGAACGGAGTGCTCTTGTTGAAGGTAATCGGGCTGTTGAATTCCGGCGAGGACTTGGTCGGCTCAGAACCATCCTGCGTGCAGCGAAGCTTGACTCCGGAGGGCACGGACGGCGGATTGATAGTCACAGGCTCGTTACTGAAAGCGTTGCCCAACTGGCTCAAATCGATGCGCGGTGCAATGCCGTCATAAGCTGTAGAATTCGTATTGGGAGCCTCGGGCGTCGGCTTTTCGAAATACTTCCAGATGCCGCCGTCGGTAATACCCCAGCTCATGTTGCCAACCGTAATGGCGGGATACCTCACGGAGTCGCGGATACCGTATTCCCTGTCAATCAGGTAGACCGCACCGCCATCCTTTTCAAGTTTCCAGTTCGTATGGAGGCGATTATGCCTGTTTTCGAAATCAGCCTCTCCGCTGACTTCGACACGGTTCTTCTTGTCACAGTATACGATGCGGAAAGACTTCGCTGCAATCAGCTCGTCACCGAACACCCACTTGCGAGGTTTTTCAAGGGATTCAACGAGGGAATAGTCCTTCAAGTTCGCCGATTCACTGCCGGCATTGTAAATTTCAACCCATGCCGGATCGTCGCCGTCTTCGTCAAGCCAAGTCAAGTTCACGGGCGAAATTTCGGTTATCACGAGCGCAGATTTACCAACCCACTCAGGCGTCGTATCCTTGGGCGGACGGACGTAGATCGTGTCGATAATCGTATCGCCATTCACAATCTTATGTATCGGCAAAGCGGTCGTCGAATCGGACGAACTCGAAGAGCCTGGCTTAGCCGATCCTTCACTGCTAGAAACTACTCCACCATTACTCGTTCCGGCTAAAGAGTCTGAACTAGGAACCAATACATCCGTACCACTATCGCAAGCAAACAATCCAAGAAGCAACGACCCTAGAGCGAAGATCCGGACAAGATTTTTTTGACTCATATAACAGCCTATAAAGAAGTTAACCACAACGAGACGCAAGCGTCTCTTCCGAACCCAATCAAAACATCCATCCTTAAATTTAGAAGAATTTGAAGAAAAAACAAAATTTTTTCGGTAATATTCTATTTACCCTTGACAAAAGTCACTTTTTCTTCTATCTTTGCGTCTACTAAATTGGTTCTGTAGCTGAGTTGGTAGAGCAGTGGACTGAAAATCCGCGTGTCGTTGGTTCAACTCCAATCGGAACCACGAAGACCCTCGATGAAAATCGAGGGTTTTCTTTTTTTTACGAAAGCAAAAAAATGCCCAATAAAGGCCAAATTTGCGGAAAAAATCAGAATCTGGGGGTATTGGCCTCGGCCCTTACCTGGCGGAGGCATGCGAAAATATCGTCCCAGTGCTCCACGAGCGCATCCACCAGCTCCGGCTGGAACTGCGTACCACGCTGCTTTATGAATTCCTCGCGGATTTTTTCTTCGGGCCAAGCAGCCTTGTAGCATCTCGGGCTCGCAAGAGCGTCCAGAACGTCCGCAACGGCGCAAATACGGCCCGCCAGAGGGATTTCGTCGCCTTCAAGGCCTCTCGGGTACCCGCAGCCGTCCCAACGCTCATGGTGGGACCCTGCAACCACGGCCGCGAACCGCAAAAGATCGCGCTTGGATTTCAGGAGGAGTTCCTCGCCCTTCAAGGCATGGGACTTCATCACCTCGAATTCGCCCTCGGTAAGCCTGCCCGGCTTGTTCAGGATGGCATCGGGAATGGCAACCTTCCCCAGGTCGTGCATCGGGGTGGCAAGCCTTATGCGGACGGCCTCTTCTTCGGAGACCCCGTAATAACGGGCAAGTTTGTACGAAATTTCGGCGACTCGCTGGATATGGTCGCCCGTCTCGTGGCTCCTGGATTCGGAAATATCGCCCAAAACGTGAATCAGTTCTTCCTGGGTAGCCTCGAGTTCTTCCTTGGATTCCTCGACTTCCGACGTAAGGCGGGCGGATTCCACCGTCTTGGCGGAATAGACTGCGGTAAGCGTAAGCCGCTCGAGATCCTGCCTAGAAAACACCTTCTGCTCGCCCTGCTTGTTTATGGCCTGGAAGACCCCCATCACCTTGCCCTGGGAATCAAACAAGGGAACGGCCATCACGGACGTCGTGCGGTAGTGCGTCTTTCCATCGCTCCTGCGATCGAACCTAGGATCAAGGTAGGCATCATCGACGAGCACCGGCAGCCCGTTCTTCACGGACCAGCCCACAAAGCCAGCCGCAATCGGGATGCGAAGTTCGTTCACCCCGTGCGCAACCTTTGTCCACAATTCCCCGCGGTCCTCGTCTATAAGCCACAGGGAACAGCGGTCGGCCATGACGATAGAACGACCCATGTCGGCCATAAGCACGAGCAGGTTCTCCATCTTCCTTTCCGCAGCGATCTTGGGCATATACGAGAAAAGAAGGTCAAGGACCCGCTTGTTCTCCAACACCTCGCTTTCGGAAATCGTCACCATGTAGTAAAAAATAATTAATGTTTCTCAAAAGTGATAAGCAAGGGGGCAAATCAATTGACGATTCTCCTCCAGTTTTTTATCGTTGGCATACTCCATGGAGGAATAGGCTAATTGGTAAGTCAGCGGTCTTGAAAACCGCCGCCGTAAGGCTTGGGGGTTCGAGTCCCTCTTCCTCCGCTACTTGAGCCGCTTCTCCACATAGTGGATAGCAGCAGCTAGGCAACAAGTTGCCAAGTTTTGTATAGCGGCAGTTACTAGTCAATAGTTACTAGTTAATAGAATTACGGGTTTCGAGAAGCATCTCGAAGCCTTTTTTTTACTAAAAAAAGGAATTCGGAACTACAAATTCAACCGCCATAGGCGGTATCCCACTCTATTTTGCAATCCGCGACGAAATCCATGACCGCCGTGACGGGTTCGTCGTAGAGGAGCGTGCAGACCTTCGTATCGAGCGGAAAATCGCGCCCGAAGGCCGAAATGCACGAAGACGTCGTAGCGCCAGTCGTATAGACGTCGTCCACCACGAAAACCGTCCCCCGCGCGGGCAGCTTGCGCGGCAAGTTCGCCTCGAAGGCGCCCGCCACGTTCCACTTGCGCTCCTCCCTCGAGAGTTTGGTCTGCGACACCCTGAAGTCCCTGCGCCTAAGCCAGTTGCACATGCGGCCCCCGGTACACGAGCAAAGCGCCGCCGCAATCCTCTGCGCCTGATTGTAGCCGCGTTCACGGTAGCGCGAACTGTGCAGCGGGACTGGGACAAAATAGAAGGGCTTGGCGAACAGGGCCATGGACTGCGCCACCCCGCCCGAACCGACGGCAGACGAACGCTTCACCAGGTACGACGCCATCCCCGAAAGCCCGCCGTACTTGAGCGCATGTACGAGCCTGCGCGTCAGGGGGCGCATCGGGAAAAGGCACATGGCGTCGGGCCCCGGGAACGAGTAGTCGAGCGATTCGCGCGAAAGTTCTTCCCTGCAGGCGGGGCACAGCCACGGGTCGAGCCGCTCGGAAACGCTACCGCAACCCAGGCATTCCATGCCGAAAAGAAAACTAGAACAACGACGGATAATTTCCATATCGAAACCGTCCTCCTATACATAATACGGTTTCGAGCCGAAAATAAGCCGAATCTATACTTTTTTTATTGGCGATTGCCCTGGTAGCGCATGCAGAGGATGCCCCCGACCAGCACCATGCAGGTCATGGCGAACGAACCGCCATACGAAAGGAACGGGAGCGGAAGCCCGGTCACGGGCATGAGCCCAACCGTCATGGCGATATTCACGATGATGTGGAAAAGGAATATCGTACAGGCGCCCATGGTGATGAGCGTTATGAACGGATCGGTAAACATCTTGCACGTCGAGCTCGCGCGCCACAGGAAGAGGGCGTAGAGCACCAGGATGAAGAAGCATCCGGCAAACCCGAACTGCTCACCCAGCACGCTGAAGATGAAGTCGGTATGTTCTTCGGGCAAGAACGCGAGGTTCGTCTGCGTCCCCTGGCCGAATCCCTTGCCCGTAAGGCCGCCCGAGCCGATTGCCGTCAAGGACTGCAACACCTGGTAGCCATCGCCCAGCGGGTCGCTCATCGGGTCGAGGAACGTGTTCACGCGCTTCTGCTGGTGCGGTTCGAGCATGTTCCACACCATGCTGCTCGCATAACCCGCAAGGATGTTCGCGGCAAGGAAAAATACGGTCAGCACCTTCGGCAGCTTGCGGCGTACAAGCGCAAAGACCACGGCGCAAATCAGGAGCCCCCACAGCACCTGGAACAAAATCGTCTGCGAATGCGAGAACAAGACCGAAAGCACCGGACTTGCGAGCAGGAACATGTCGGTAAGCGTGAGGCCCGCGAAAAAGAACGCGACATACGTGACCGCGATAAACACGAGCGCGGTACTCAGGTCGGGCTGCTTGAGGACAAGCGCGAAGGGAACGATGAACAGCAGGAACGGAACCGCAAAAGTCTTTATCTTGTACAGGCTCACCGGATGGTTCGAAAGCCAGTACGAAATCGTGAGCAGGTAGGCAATCTTCGCGAACTCGGATGGCTGCAGCTTGAAGAACCCAAGGTCAATCCAGCGCCCGGCACCCTTCGTCACGTCGCCCACCGATGAAAGCACGATGCACAGCAACACGAGCGAAACGATGTACAGCGGCGCCGAGATGCGCTTGAGCCAGTCGATCTTCAGGAACACGATGCCCGCGGCAAGCAGGCACCCGCCCAGGAAGTAGATAATCTGCTTGAACCAGAAGGACTCGTACACGGGCGTTTCCGCATTCGCAGTAGCCGAATAGACAAGACTCACACCGCACACCATGAGCGCAAGCGTGACGCCCAAAAAGAGCCAGTCCACCTTCAGTGACCTAGGGAGAAAGCGTCCAGGTTTCATTGCTTGTTCGCCTCCTCTTCTTCAAGCCCGAAATAAGCCATCATTACCTTGCGCGCAATGGGAGCAGCCTTCGCGCCGCCACCGCCCGCGGCCTCGAGAATCACGGCGACCGCGATTTCGGGTTCGTACAGCGGAGCGACCGCGGCATACCAGGCGTGCGTCTTCTCGCCCTTCTTCCATTCGCCAGAGCCGGTCTTGGCGCCCACGCGGATTCCCGGGAGCGCGCCGCGCTTACCCGTTCCACCCGGATGGTTCACCACGGAATCCATGGCGGCAAGGAGCACCCTGTGCGTCGAGGGCTTCATCGTCCCCGGGCGGATAACCTCGGGCTCGTAGCGGCGCACGACGTTTCCCTGCCGGTCGCGGAGCTCCTTCATGAAATGCGGCCTGTAGACGCCCTTGTTGGTCGCAAGCGAACCGATGAACGTCGCCTGCTGGAGCGGTGTCACCAGCTGGCCCTGACCGATGGAGAGGTTCAAAATGAGACCGCGCGCCCAGCGCCATCCCAGGCGCTTGTTCCTATGGTTGAACGAAATGGAATCCGGCAACCAGCCGCCCTTCTCGCCGGGAATGTCAATTCCCAGCGGGACCTCGCCATAGCCGAACCTGCGGGCGAACTCGTTTATACGCATCATGTCGATTTCGAGGCCCGCCTGGTAAAAGAACACGTCGCACGAAAGGCGCAGCGCATGCACCACATTCAGGTTGCCGTGCACGCCCCAGCACTTCTGGTAGCGCGCGCCGTACTGGTAGCCACCCGTACACGGCTTCGGGTAGTACTTCGATTCCGAAAGGATTCCGCTCTCGAGCCCAGCGCCCGCAGTCGCGAGCTTGAACACGGATGCCGGCGTATACAGGCCCGAAATCGCGCGGTTGGTGAGCGGACGCATGGAATCGAGCGCCACCTGCGCCCATCCCCTGTTGCGTTCGCGCTTCTTCAGCGAAAAGATATTCGGGTCCAGCCTCGGGGAACTCACCATGGCAAGGATTTCGCCGTTCCTCGGGTCAATCGCCACAAGCGCGCCCTTCACGCTGTCGGGAATGGCAGCCTCCGCGGCCTTCTGCAATTTCAAGTCTATCGTCGACACCAGGTGCAGTCCCGGAACAGGCGCGCGGCTTTCCACGCCCTTCACTTGCCCGACCTCGCGGCCCGACGCGTTCACTTCCACGAGCTTCATGCCATTCGTGCCGCGGAACTCGGTATCGTAGCCCTGTTCCAAACCCTTCTGGCCGACGCGGTCACCCTGAGAATATTCGGCGAACGCGGGCAACTTCAACTGCTCTTCAGAAATTTCGCTCGTATAGCCGAGCACATGCGAAGCAAGCGTGCCGTAGGGGTACTCGCGCCTGGATTCAATCACGGTAACGACGCCCGGGAGTTCCGAAGAATGCTCTTCGATAATCGAGACCTGTTCGGGCGACGCATCTTCCAAAATGCGGATGGGGCGGTTCTTGATCCACTTCGTCCTCTGGAAAGCGGTATCGAGCGAAAGCGAATCGAAAAGCCTCACGCCGTCCTTGTCCACGATATGCAGGAGCCTGTTGAAAATGGAGTCGCGAGCATCTTTTTTGCGCGGCAGGTGCATCGACTGCAAAGCAATCTGGTAAGAGGGCCTGTTGCGCACCAGAATCTCGCCATTGCGGTCGTAAATGAACCCGCGCTCGGCAACAAGTTCCACACGGCGCAGGCGGTTATTTTCGGAACGCTGCAAGTTCTCGTCGTAGTGCGTATACTGCAGGGAATAAAGCCTGATCAAAAGAACCGTGAACAAAATAATCACGGCGGCCATGAATACCAGCACGTTCCAGTTCCTGGTCTGGACACCATCGTTGTCCTGGATACTAAACATGCTTTTTCGGCTTCCCGATGGACAAGTGGAAAACAACCGCTCCCACAACCATGGTGTACAAGCACTCGGGAATCGTCTTGGAGAAGAACAGGTTCGTGACCACCTCCTTCTCGAGACCCGTGAGGAAGAAATACAGCATGTCGCACAGGAAGAACCCGAACCCGAGCACGCCCACCTTCGCAGGCAGGTTGAGCGTCAAGAAACGTTCTTCCAGCTGCCCGACGAGGAAGCCCAGAATGGTAAACGAAATCGTATTCGCGCCGAGCCATTCCACGGGAGCGTAGACATCCTGCGAGAAGCCCGCGATGAATCCCCAGAGCACGCCGGCAGCCGGACCGTGCTTGATGGCAACGGAAATAATGAAAATCAAAATGAAGTCGGGCCCAGCATCAAAAATGGCAAGCCACTGCGCGACGGTCGTCTGCATCACGAAGCACACGAGGAACAGCAAGCACACGTGGAGCCATTTCCAACTATTGTTCATCGAGCAGCTCCTGGATAATCCATTCCGGTTCTTTTTCCATCACGAACACTTCCTCCAGCGCAGTAAATTCCTGGAACGGGGAAACATCCATCTGGCGCATCACATCGAGATCGGACTTGCGCACCGCCTTCACAATCCCAACGGGAATGCCCTTGGGGAAAATACCGCCGAGGCCCGAAGTAATGAGCGTATCGCCTTCTTCGACGCCCGCATGCGAAGGAATCATCGCCGTAAGCAGGTGGCCATCCACAGATTCGAGGAAGCCCACCACGCGCGATTTCTTTTCGAGTACAGACAACTTAAGGTTCGGGTCCACGAGGAGCTGCACGCGCGAATGCGTGTACGCTGCCTTCGTAATTTTTCCGACAAGACCGTTCATGGAAAACACAGGCATGTTTTCTTTTACGCCGTGCATCGTACCGCGGTTGATCACGAGAGTCGTAAGGAACCTGCCCGGATTGTGGCCCACCACGCGCGCCGTAACAATGGGGTAATCCCACTTGTCATCGAACCGGACCAACGTGTGAAGTCGAGTCAGTTCCTGCAGGCCTTCGCTCGCATAATAGGTTTCCTGGCGCAGGCGCGCATTTTCTTCCTTGAGGTGCTCGTTTTCCGCAAGCACCGAACGGAAGGATTCGACCGAAGACACGACCCACTGTGCCGGATAGAACACGGTACCAAGCACAGTCGACACAATGCTCTGGCGCACGGTCAACGGTGCCTGCCGGATCAAAAAACCGAGCAGCAGAAAGAAGACAAAGGCGACAACGCCATGTCTCTGGGTAAACAGGTCTACAATGAAGCGGAATGCCCTAAGCATCGGACCCGAGTATCACCTCTTAGTTGGAAGAAGCGATCAGCACCGGACGGTACTTGTCCAAATCCTCGAGAATGCGGGCAGCGCCCTTGCATACGCACACAAGCGCTTCGTCGATAACGTTCACGGAAAGGCCTGTTTCCTTGCGGATACGTTCATCGAAGCCGCGCAGCTGGGAACCGCCGCCCGTCATGATGATGCCCTTGTCGTAGATATCCGCAGAAAGTTCGGCGGGCGTAATGCTCAGAGCCTGCTTCACGGCCTCGATAATGGCGGTAACAGGCTCGTTCAGGGCTTCGCGGATTTCCGTGCTCGAAATCGTCATCGTGCGCGGCATGCCGGCGATAAAGTCATGGCCCTTCACTTCCATGGAAAGTTCTTCTTCGAGCGGGCTTGCAGAACCGATCTGAATCTTGATCTGCTCGGCCGTGCTCTCACCCACGTGCAGGTTGTACATCGTGCGCAGGTAACGGACAATCGCTTCGTCCATCTCGTCACCGCCCACGCGCACGGAGGCATTGCAGACCGTGCCGTTCAATGCGATGACCGCGATATCCGAGGTACCGCCGCCGATATCCACAATCATGTTGCCCACGGGATCTTCGACCGGGATGCCCATACCGACAGCCGCAGCCATCGGTTCGTGCACCAAGTGCACTTCCTTCGCACCGGCCTGGCGGGCCGCATCAATAACAGCGCGCTTCTCCACTTCGGTAATGCCGCTCGGGACACCCACCACAACGCGGGGCCTCACCATCCACAGCGGGTACTTCTGCACGCGCTTGATGAAGGTCTGGAGCAACGTTTCCACCAGTTCGAAATCGGCAATCACGCCATCGCGCATGGGGCGCACGGCGCGCGTCTCGCCCGGAGTCCTGCCGAGCATCTTCTTGGCCTCGAAACCGATAGCCGACACGCGGTTGTTCTTGCTGTCCACGGCGATCACCGTGGGTTCGTTGATGACAATGCCCTGACCCGCAACGTGCACCAGCGTATTCGCAGTGCCGAGGTCGATACCGATATCACAGGAGAAAAGTCCGAACAAAATACTTCCTTTGAAAAGGTGAATTCTAACAGTGGAAAATATAAAACATTTTTATTTCTTTGTTGCAGAACGTTCCAGCGAATCCTGTCCGTATTTCAGCGCCTTAAAATAGCGGTCCCACTGCCTTGCGTGCACGTTGTAACGGTACTTGCGCTTCTCGTGCATCTGGATATCCTGGTAGATGAAGAAATCCACCTCGGCGTATGCCGAATAAACGGCAGCCGTGTCGCCGGCGAACAGCCTGAAATCCTTGATGCGGTAATAGGGCGTATCGAGGATGCCGCTCCTGTCACCGGAGGCATGTATCGTCTGGGCGACAATGAACTTCAGGTCTTCCTGAACGTAGGCGTTCAATTTATTTTCAATTCGTTCCGTTCTTTCGGAACAACCTAACAAAACTAGGGCCAAGGCCAGCAGAGGCAAGTATTTCATGCCCTTAAAAATAAAAAAGAAATGCTCCCGCAGGGGAGCATTCCTCAATAGTCTGTCCTAGTACGACTAGAAGGAGTAGGTCGCAGAAATTCTCGAGAAGATGCGGCCTTCACCCTGGAACGGGTTCCTGAAGAGGAGGTCTTCGGCCACAGTCACGTCGATCTTCAGCTTTTCTTCGATGTTGATGCCGAAGCCGAAGCCCACGTGGTCGTCGGCAGTGCCGTTGGCGAGCGGGTTCGTGCTGAAGAAGTTGCCGTCTTCCGAGCAAATGCCGCGGCGGCCCTTGTTGTCTTCATGCTGGTCGCAGTCCGTGTAGAGGATGGACTTCTGGCCACCCACGCGGATAACGAACCAATCGTACCAAATGTTGCGTTCGATACCGAAGCTGATCATGCCGCCGATGTCGCGACGCTTGTCCCAAGCCGGATCTTCGACGTCCATGGAGTTATAGACCGTCTCGCCAGTCTTGTAGTTCACGGTCCAGTCATGAGCCTTCATCTGGTCCCAGATGAAGTCGGCACCGAGCCAGAAGAAGCCGCGATCGAGAGCGACGTTGATGCCCACACCGACCTGGGCGTGCTTGTTGTTGATGCCCGGAGCTTCGATGAACTTTGCG includes:
- a CDS encoding CotH kinase family protein; this encodes MPIHKIVNGDTIIDTIYVRPPKDTTPEWVGKSALVITEISPVNLTWLDEDGDDPAWVEIYNAGSESANLKDYSLVESLEKPRKWVFGDELIAAKSFRIVYCDKKNRVEVSGEADFENRHNRLHTNWKLEKDGGAVYLIDREYGIRDSVRYPAITVGNMSWGITDGGIWKYFEKPTPEAPNTNSTAYDGIAPRIDLSQLGNAFSNEPVTINPPSVPSGVKLRCTQDGSEPTKSSPEFNSPITFNKSTPFRCSAFKDGSLTTEVVTKTFFINQSVRMPVVAISVDPQFFHKHYIQPEPGHTNADNPDAAPSGLYEDVEFPVHVEYFEKGSSTAKATWEIEAGISMMGNYSRLERKKSVAIVMREEYQDGWLHYSLFDTRKSENDKYKAFNLRNNGNRFVSDYFADALGGAILEGSGVDYQRSRQVVVYYNGEYFGIHDMRERFNKNYVESNYGIDASTVNMVKHLTEKVTASNGTTDDYIALLDYAAANDFSGENNDKYEYIKTMMDVGNFADYMAAEIYIHNGDWPNNNVRAWRTPDQTWKFMVYDLDHGFVWGWNVDGFGEGTNMFKWVKQGGRPAGKCHTDSDKDFTGDKAHCFHVLYNRLIKNPDFKRLFINHSAVMLKNYLNRDVVEKVRAKMAGSIDEAEAERDLKENGQKERGYGSFTVSNSNLTDWAEARDREILEQYRSEFDLGDMVEVTISSSKGAVLMEGMKLPGSTSTSTNYRGKFFKDIQMELTAVPSGGSVFDGWSGCEPVEGKPETTCRVTIKDGVTVTAKFK
- a CDS encoding HD domain-containing phosphohydrolase, which encodes MVTISESEVLENKRVLDLLFSYMPKIAAERKMENLLVLMADMGRSIVMADRCSLWLIDEDRGELWTKVAHGVNELRIPIAAGFVGWSVKNGLPVLVDDAYLDPRFDRRSDGKTHYRTTSVMAVPLFDSQGKVMGVFQAINKQGEQKVFSRQDLERLTLTAVYSAKTVESARLTSEVEESKEELEATQEELIHVLGDISESRSHETGDHIQRVAEISYKLARYYGVSEEEAVRIRLATPMHDLGKVAIPDAILNKPGRLTEGEFEVMKSHALKGEELLLKSKRDLLRFAAVVAGSHHERWDGCGYPRGLEGDEIPLAGRICAVADVLDALASPRCYKAAWPEEKIREEFIKQRGTQFQPELVDALVEHWDDIFACLRQVRAEANTPRF
- a CDS encoding ComF family protein, whose product is MEIIRRCSSFLFGMECLGCGSVSERLDPWLCPACREELSRESLDYSFPGPDAMCLFPMRPLTRRLVHALKYGGLSGMASYLVKRSSAVGSGGVAQSMALFAKPFYFVPVPLHSSRYRERGYNQAQRIAAALCSCTGGRMCNWLRRRDFRVSQTKLSREERKWNVAGAFEANLPRKLPARGTVFVVDDVYTTGATTSSCISAFGRDFPLDTKVCTLLYDEPVTAVMDFVADCKIEWDTAYGG
- the rodA gene encoding rod shape-determining protein RodA, translated to MKPGRFLPRSLKVDWLFLGVTLALMVCGVSLVYSATANAETPVYESFWFKQIIYFLGGCLLAAGIVFLKIDWLKRISAPLYIVSLVLLCIVLSSVGDVTKGAGRWIDLGFFKLQPSEFAKIAYLLTISYWLSNHPVSLYKIKTFAVPFLLFIVPFALVLKQPDLSTALVFIAVTYVAFFFAGLTLTDMFLLASPVLSVLFSHSQTILFQVLWGLLICAVVFALVRRKLPKVLTVFFLAANILAGYASSMVWNMLEPHQQKRVNTFLDPMSDPLGDGYQVLQSLTAIGSGGLTGKGFGQGTQTNLAFLPEEHTDFIFSVLGEQFGFAGCFFILVLYALFLWRASSTCKMFTDPFITLITMGACTIFLFHIIVNIAMTVGLMPVTGLPLPFLSYGGSFAMTCMVLVGGILCMRYQGNRQ
- the mrdA gene encoding penicillin-binding protein 2, which gives rise to MFSIQDNDGVQTRNWNVLVFMAAVIILFTVLLIRLYSLQYTHYDENLQRSENNRLRRVELVAERGFIYDRNGEILVRNRPSYQIALQSMHLPRKKDARDSIFNRLLHIVDKDGVRLFDSLSLDTAFQRTKWIKNRPIRILEDASPEQVSIIEEHSSELPGVVTVIESRREYPYGTLASHVLGYTSEISEEQLKLPAFAEYSQGDRVGQKGLEQGYDTEFRGTNGMKLVEVNASGREVGQVKGVESRAPVPGLHLVSTIDLKLQKAAEAAIPDSVKGALVAIDPRNGEILAMVSSPRLDPNIFSLKKRERNRGWAQVALDSMRPLTNRAISGLYTPASVFKLATAGAGLESGILSESKYYPKPCTGGYQYGARYQKCWGVHGNLNVVHALRLSCDVFFYQAGLEIDMMRINEFARRFGYGEVPLGIDIPGEKGGWLPDSISFNHRNKRLGWRWARGLILNLSIGQGQLVTPLQQATFIGSLATNKGVYRPHFMKELRDRQGNVVRRYEPEVIRPGTMKPSTHRVLLAAMDSVVNHPGGTGKRGALPGIRVGAKTGSGEWKKGEKTHAWYAAVAPLYEPEIAVAVILEAAGGGGAKAAPIARKVMMAYFGLEEEEANKQ
- the mreD gene encoding rod shape-determining protein MreD, which codes for MNNSWKWLHVCLLFLVCFVMQTTVAQWLAIFDAGPDFILIFIISVAIKHGPAAGVLWGFIAGFSQDVYAPVEWLGANTISFTILGFLVGQLEERFLTLNLPAKVGVLGFGFFLCDMLYFFLTGLEKEVVTNLFFSKTIPECLYTMVVGAVVFHLSIGKPKKHV
- the mreC gene encoding rod shape-determining protein MreC, with product MLRAFRFIVDLFTQRHGVVAFVFFLLLGFLIRQAPLTVRQSIVSTVLGTVFYPAQWVVSSVESFRSVLAENEHLKEENARLRQETYYASEGLQELTRLHTLVRFDDKWDYPIVTARVVGHNPGRFLTTLVINRGTMHGVKENMPVFSMNGLVGKITKAAYTHSRVQLLVDPNLKLSVLEKKSRVVGFLESVDGHLLTAMIPSHAGVEEGDTLITSGLGGIFPKGIPVGIVKAVRKSDLDVMRQMDVSPFQEFTALEEVFVMEKEPEWIIQELLDEQ
- a CDS encoding rod shape-determining protein; its protein translation is MFGLFSCDIGIDLGTANTLVHVAGQGIVINEPTVIAVDSKNNRVSAIGFEAKKMLGRTPGETRAVRPMRDGVIADFELVETLLQTFIKRVQKYPLWMVRPRVVVGVPSGITEVEKRAVIDAARQAGAKEVHLVHEPMAAAVGMGIPVEDPVGNMIVDIGGGTSDIAVIALNGTVCNASVRVGGDEMDEAIVRYLRTMYNLHVGESTAEQIKIQIGSASPLEEELSMEVKGHDFIAGMPRTMTISSTEIREALNEPVTAIIEAVKQALSITPAELSADIYDKGIIMTGGGSQLRGFDERIRKETGLSVNVIDEALVCVCKGAARILEDLDKYRPVLIASSN